One stretch of Saccharopolyspora erythraea DNA includes these proteins:
- a CDS encoding iron-siderophore ABC transporter substrate-binding protein, protein MRTRSAALGALLLIVAMVAAACGGASSGENPAGNGPVVQHRYGSTQVPAQPKRVVTLGMTDHETVLALGIKPVGVVDWFGERPFGNWPWSQQLWGGQQPDVVGQRDEYNMEKIAELKPDLIIAEYSGMRREQYDKLSAIAPTVAQSPRFPEYGAPWQEMTRMIGQALNQPAKAEELVARTEGRFAEVRKQHPEFAQQTLALVDTYRQGAFGAFPPADAKSLFMQELGFKSPPQLTAAIGDKAVAEFGYEQMGMLDVDRLVWMTSDEVAANAVRTNGIYRSLNVVKDGRDLFLSYQNPPVGAAISFNTVLSIPYAIDQVVPQLARPAR, encoded by the coding sequence ATGCGGACCAGAAGTGCGGCGCTCGGCGCCCTGCTGCTCATCGTGGCCATGGTGGCCGCCGCCTGTGGGGGCGCGTCCTCCGGCGAGAACCCGGCGGGCAACGGCCCCGTGGTGCAACACAGGTACGGCTCGACCCAGGTGCCCGCGCAACCCAAGCGGGTCGTGACCCTCGGGATGACCGACCACGAGACCGTGCTGGCCCTCGGCATCAAGCCGGTCGGTGTCGTCGACTGGTTCGGTGAGCGCCCCTTCGGCAACTGGCCGTGGAGCCAGCAGCTGTGGGGCGGCCAGCAGCCGGACGTGGTCGGCCAGCGCGACGAGTACAACATGGAGAAGATCGCCGAGCTCAAGCCCGACCTGATCATCGCCGAGTACTCCGGGATGCGCCGCGAGCAGTACGACAAGCTGTCGGCGATCGCGCCGACCGTGGCGCAGTCGCCCCGCTTCCCCGAATACGGCGCGCCCTGGCAGGAGATGACCAGGATGATCGGGCAGGCGCTGAACCAGCCCGCCAAGGCCGAGGAGCTGGTGGCCCGGACCGAAGGCCGTTTCGCCGAGGTCCGCAAGCAGCACCCGGAGTTCGCGCAGCAGACCCTCGCGCTGGTCGACACCTACCGGCAGGGCGCGTTCGGCGCGTTCCCGCCCGCCGACGCCAAGTCGCTGTTCATGCAGGAGCTCGGTTTCAAGTCGCCGCCGCAGCTGACCGCGGCGATCGGGGACAAGGCGGTGGCCGAGTTCGGCTACGAGCAGATGGGCATGCTCGACGTCGACCGCCTGGTGTGGATGACCTCCGACGAGGTCGCCGCGAACGCCGTGCGCACCAACGGCATCTACCGGTCGCTGAACGTGGTCAAGGACGGGCGCGACCTGTTCCTGAGCTACCAGAACCCGCCGGTCGGTGCCGCGATCTCGTTCAACACCGTCCTGAGCATTCCGTACGCCATCGACCAGGTCGTCCCGCAGCTCGCGCGACCGGCCCGGTAA
- a CDS encoding lysine N(6)-hydroxylase/L-ornithine N(5)-oxygenase family protein has protein sequence MTRYDDSNPVRDLVGVGFGPSNLALAIAVREHNAQVGAGDQVAARFLESKPAFGWHRGMLIDDATMQVSFLKDLVTQRNPASEFSFLSYLHSKGRLVDFINHKSLFPLRVEFHDYFEWAASHLDDLVDYGVEVVGVEPVVRDGVVEHFDVVGRTASGREVTYPARNVVLATGLEPNMPEGITSGDRVWHNSELLHRIESLPQRGDERFVVVGAGQSAAEVVAHLHGRFQDAQVSAVFSRYGYSPSDDSPFANRIFDPSAVDDFYTAPEQVKQKLLGYHANTNYSVVDLDLINDLYRRVYQEKVLGRERLRVLNTSRVLEVVETDTGVRVAVESLTTGEKAMLESDVVVYATGYRPSDPTALLGELADNCERDDQGRYRVSRDYRLKTGSAVRGGIYLQGGTEHTHGITSSLLSNTAVRGGEILRSIVDDRSTGIPRLRVAQ, from the coding sequence ATGACCCGGTATGACGACTCGAATCCGGTTCGTGATCTCGTGGGCGTCGGCTTCGGGCCGTCGAACCTCGCGCTCGCGATCGCCGTGCGCGAGCACAACGCGCAGGTCGGAGCCGGGGACCAGGTGGCCGCGCGCTTCCTGGAGAGCAAGCCTGCCTTCGGCTGGCATCGCGGGATGCTCATCGACGACGCCACGATGCAGGTGTCGTTCCTCAAGGACCTGGTGACCCAGCGCAACCCGGCCAGCGAGTTCAGCTTCCTGTCGTACCTGCACAGCAAGGGCAGGCTGGTCGACTTCATCAACCACAAGAGCCTGTTCCCGCTGCGGGTGGAGTTCCACGACTACTTCGAGTGGGCGGCCTCCCATCTGGACGACCTGGTCGACTACGGCGTCGAGGTCGTCGGCGTCGAACCGGTGGTGCGCGACGGAGTGGTGGAGCACTTCGACGTCGTGGGCCGGACCGCGTCCGGTCGGGAGGTGACCTACCCGGCCCGCAACGTGGTCCTCGCGACGGGACTGGAACCGAACATGCCGGAGGGGATCACCTCCGGCGACCGCGTGTGGCACAACTCCGAGCTGCTGCACCGCATCGAGTCGCTGCCCCAGCGGGGCGACGAGCGGTTCGTCGTGGTGGGGGCCGGGCAGAGCGCGGCCGAGGTCGTCGCGCACCTGCACGGCCGGTTCCAGGACGCGCAGGTGTCCGCGGTGTTCTCGCGGTACGGCTACAGCCCTTCCGACGACAGCCCGTTCGCCAACCGCATCTTCGACCCGTCCGCTGTGGACGACTTCTACACCGCGCCGGAGCAGGTCAAGCAGAAGCTTCTCGGCTACCACGCCAACACGAACTACTCGGTGGTCGACCTCGACCTCATCAACGACCTCTACCGGCGGGTCTACCAGGAGAAGGTGCTCGGCCGCGAGCGCCTGCGGGTGCTCAACACCTCCCGGGTGCTGGAGGTCGTCGAGACCGACACCGGCGTGCGGGTCGCGGTGGAGTCGCTCACCACGGGGGAGAAGGCGATGCTGGAGTCCGATGTGGTCGTCTACGCCACCGGCTACCGGCCGTCGGACCCGACCGCGCTGCTCGGTGAGCTGGCCGACAACTGCGAACGCGACGACCAGGGGCGCTACCGCGTCTCCCGGGACTACCGGCTGAAGACCGGTTCCGCCGTGCGCGGCGGGATCTACCTGCAGGGCGGGACCGAGCATACCCACGGCATCACCTCGTCGCTGCTGTCCAACACAGCGGTGCGCGGTGGCGAGATCCTGCGTTCGATCGTCGACGACCGCAGCACCGGCATTCCGCGGCTGCGCGTGGCGCAGTAA
- a CDS encoding LysR family transcriptional regulator: MNVELRHLRALAAIGDEGTITGAAQALHVSQPALSRPLDQLEGRLGTRLVERTTRRLVLTEAGRRLWEHSHRLLNQLTDALAETTSGPRELRVGFAWATLGRHTVPLLRGWRERHPGTAVRVRHHDDPEAALCRGEVDVAFLRTVPPAGSALRTLPLYDERRLAAVAEGDPLAAEGAVRLADLAGRPVALCATAATSSAALWPDERRPRTFEVGGVDEWLTAIATGDAVGVTTEGTGHSHPYPGVRYLPIADAAPVTVHLAWPSVPAHAATEAFREPVRTSLAAGSASRSPNAVLAG; encoded by the coding sequence ATGAATGTCGAGCTGCGGCATCTGCGCGCCCTCGCCGCGATCGGCGACGAGGGGACCATCACCGGCGCTGCCCAGGCGCTGCACGTCAGCCAGCCCGCGCTGTCCCGCCCCCTCGACCAGCTCGAGGGCAGGCTCGGCACGCGGCTGGTGGAGCGCACCACCCGGCGCCTGGTGCTGACCGAGGCCGGCCGGCGGCTCTGGGAGCACTCCCACCGGTTGCTCAACCAGCTCACGGACGCGCTCGCCGAGACCACCTCGGGGCCGCGTGAGCTGCGCGTCGGGTTCGCCTGGGCGACGCTCGGCCGGCACACGGTGCCGCTGCTGCGCGGCTGGCGCGAACGGCACCCCGGTACCGCGGTCCGGGTGCGGCACCACGACGACCCGGAGGCCGCGCTCTGCCGCGGAGAGGTCGACGTGGCGTTCCTGCGCACGGTGCCCCCGGCCGGAAGCGCGTTGCGGACCCTCCCGCTCTACGACGAGCGCCGCCTGGCCGCCGTGGCGGAGGGCGACCCGCTCGCCGCCGAGGGCGCCGTGCGGCTCGCCGACCTCGCCGGACGTCCGGTCGCGCTCTGCGCCACCGCCGCCACCAGCAGCGCGGCCCTGTGGCCCGACGAGCGGCGGCCGCGGACCTTCGAGGTCGGCGGCGTGGACGAATGGCTCACCGCGATCGCCACCGGTGACGCGGTCGGCGTGACCACCGAGGGAACCGGGCACAGCCACCCCTACCCGGGCGTGCGCTACCTGCCGATCGCCGACGCGGCGCCCGTGACCGTCCACCTGGCGTGGCCGAGCGTCCCCGCGCACGCCGCGACGGAGGCGTTCCGCGAGCCCGTGCGGACCTCGCTCGCCGCCGGTTCCGCGTCCCGGAGTCCGAACGCGGTGCTGGCCGGGTAG
- a CDS encoding DUF6098 family protein: MTDDHNGLPVLGGLGHLAEAVRAHAAGQGLYLRWSRGPAFDAGTTSRDALTGVTLPGLSASPLHVGSWWGDRSLRLWGGAQALRLQAPAGAAARPGRPRWLLAGREVARGPDKEPLVAPERAIAFVAEEALRRGDGW; the protein is encoded by the coding sequence GTGACCGACGACCACAATGGCCTCCCCGTGCTGGGCGGCCTCGGCCACCTGGCCGAGGCCGTGCGTGCCCACGCGGCCGGTCAGGGCCTGTACCTGCGCTGGTCGCGGGGACCGGCCTTCGACGCCGGCACCACCAGCCGCGACGCGCTCACCGGCGTCACGCTGCCCGGCCTGTCGGCCAGCCCGCTGCACGTCGGGTCGTGGTGGGGCGACCGCTCGCTGCGGCTGTGGGGTGGCGCGCAGGCTCTACGACTACAAGCACCTGCGGGAGCGGCAGCCCGGCCAGGGCGTCCGCGCTGGCTGCTGGCGGGGCGCGAGGTCGCCCGCGGGCCGGACAAGGAACCCTTGGTGGCGCCGGAGCGGGCGATCGCCTTTGTCGCCGAGGAGGCACTGCGGAGGGGCGACGGCTGGTAG